In one window of Spartinivicinus marinus DNA:
- the metK gene encoding methionine adenosyltransferase codes for MSEYSVFTSESVSEGHPDKVADQISDAILDAIIADDKDARVAVETLVKTGMVLVAGEVRTQTYVDIEDLVREVVLDIGYNHSEMGFDGASCAVMNAIGKQSADIAIGVDEAEHKEMGAGDQGLMFGYATNETDVLMPAPITYAHRLVKRQAEVRKNGILPWLRPDAKSQVTFLYDQQGKPCGIDAVVLSTQHEDGIKQSEIREAVLETIIQPVLPEEWLTPQTKYFINPTGKFVIGGPVGDCGLTGRKIIVDTYGGMARHGGGAFSGKDPSKVDRSAAYAGRYVAKNIVAAELAERCEIQVSYAIGVAEPTSISVNTFGTGRISDDQIIELIREHFDLRPRGLIDMLDLKRPIYRSTAAYGHFGREEAKFTWEKTDKADLLKQAAKI; via the coding sequence ATGAGCGAATATTCTGTATTTACTTCTGAGTCAGTATCAGAAGGACATCCCGATAAGGTGGCAGACCAAATTTCAGATGCAATATTAGACGCCATTATTGCAGACGATAAAGACGCCCGGGTTGCAGTAGAAACGCTAGTTAAAACTGGAATGGTATTAGTTGCTGGTGAAGTACGTACTCAAACGTATGTGGACATTGAAGATTTAGTGCGTGAAGTTGTACTAGATATTGGCTATAACCACTCTGAAATGGGATTTGATGGTGCTTCTTGCGCAGTAATGAATGCTATCGGCAAACAATCAGCTGATATTGCTATTGGTGTAGATGAAGCAGAACATAAAGAGATGGGTGCCGGTGACCAAGGCTTAATGTTTGGTTATGCTACCAATGAAACTGACGTATTAATGCCAGCCCCTATTACCTACGCCCATCGGTTGGTTAAACGTCAGGCTGAAGTACGAAAAAATGGCATTCTTCCTTGGCTAAGACCTGACGCTAAAAGTCAGGTAACTTTTTTATATGACCAACAAGGCAAACCCTGCGGTATTGATGCTGTTGTGCTATCCACTCAACACGAAGATGGTATTAAACAGTCAGAAATACGCGAAGCTGTGTTAGAAACTATTATTCAGCCAGTTTTACCTGAAGAATGGTTAACCCCACAAACCAAATATTTTATTAATCCTACTGGCAAATTTGTTATTGGTGGCCCAGTCGGAGACTGCGGCTTAACTGGCCGGAAAATTATTGTAGACACCTATGGTGGAATGGCTCGCCATGGCGGCGGAGCATTTTCTGGTAAAGATCCTTCAAAAGTCGACCGTAGCGCAGCCTATGCTGGCCGTTATGTGGCAAAAAATATTGTTGCAGCCGAGCTTGCTGAACGCTGTGAAATTCAAGTGTCTTATGCCATTGGTGTAGCCGAGCCTACTTCTATTAGCGTCAATACATTTGGCACCGGCAGAATCAGTGATGACCAAATCATAGAGCTAATCCGAGAGCACTTTGACTTACGACCAAGAGGCTTAATTGACATGCTTGACTTAAAGCGCCCCATTTATAGATCAACAGCAGCTTACGGTCACTTCGGTCGTGAAGAAGCCAAGTTTACTTGGGAAAAAACTGATAAAGCCGATCTTTTGAAGCAAGCAGCTAAAATCTAA
- a CDS encoding TIGR00153 family protein produces MFRNAIIDLFARSPFHPIQQHMVKVLSCVELLPTFMQSAVSDDWDEAAVIERHIYELEHEADELKKEILHRLPAGILTPVPRELLFKLVYDQDEVANIADNITTRIISRQLVIPEGMTEQLSQFVQVTVNTTILAHRCVGELDYLLETGFKGKEAEIIAEMTQEIEDLEDAARTQLRENRKAIYSLENQLNPLDAVCLYRVADDLAALASAARSIAKQLELMVVKTS; encoded by the coding sequence ATGTTTCGTAATGCTATTATTGATCTTTTTGCACGTTCCCCCTTCCATCCTATCCAACAACATATGGTTAAAGTGCTTAGCTGTGTGGAGTTGCTCCCTACATTTATGCAGTCAGCTGTAAGTGATGATTGGGATGAAGCGGCTGTGATAGAACGACATATTTATGAGCTAGAGCATGAAGCCGACGAGTTGAAAAAAGAAATTCTCCACCGTTTACCTGCTGGTATATTAACGCCGGTGCCTAGAGAATTATTATTTAAGCTGGTTTATGATCAAGATGAGGTTGCTAATATTGCTGATAATATTACGACCAGAATTATCTCCCGCCAATTAGTTATACCTGAAGGCATGACAGAGCAGTTAAGCCAGTTTGTTCAGGTGACAGTAAACACGACTATATTAGCACACCGGTGTGTTGGCGAATTAGATTATTTATTAGAAACCGGCTTCAAAGGTAAAGAGGCAGAAATTATAGCTGAAATGACCCAAGAAATAGAAGATTTAGAAGATGCCGCTAGAACTCAGCTAAGAGAAAATCGAAAAGCTATCTACAGCCTCGAAAATCAGCTTAATCCACTGGATGCCGTTTGTTTATATCGAGTTGCTGACGATTTAGCTGCTTTAGCATCAGCGGCTAGAAGTATCGCTAAGCAATTGGAGTTGATGGTGGTTAAGACCAGTTAA
- the ahcY gene encoding adenosylhomocysteinase has translation MANDYKVADISLADWGRKEIKIAESEMPALMAIRCKYSDSRPLAGAKILGCIHMTIQTAVLIETLVELGAEVRWSSCNIFSTQDHAAAAIAASGTPVFAWKGETEEEYVWCIEQTILKDGKPWDANMVLDDGGDLTEILHNKYPEMLDRIHGISEETTTGVHRLLEMLEKGTLKVPAINVNDAVTKSKNDNKYGCRHSLNDAIKRATDHLLSGKKALVIGYGDVGKGSAASLRQEGMIVKVTEIDPICAMQACMDGFEIVSPYINGVNTGTAECINRELLGTTDLLVTTTGNVHVCDSNMLQALKCGAVVCNIGHFDTEIDTAFMRKNWEWEEIKPQVHKIHRKPATEDHILLLSEGRLVNLGNATGHPSRIMDGSFANQVLAQIHLYKGKFGELAADEKPQNLYVKILPKKLDEEVARYMVEGFGGVITQMTEAQAKYVNTPVEGPFKPDNYKY, from the coding sequence ATGGCTAACGACTATAAAGTTGCAGATATTTCCCTCGCCGACTGGGGCCGCAAAGAAATTAAAATTGCTGAATCTGAAATGCCAGCACTCATGGCTATTCGTTGCAAATACAGCGACAGCAGGCCACTGGCTGGTGCCAAGATTCTTGGCTGCATTCATATGACCATCCAAACTGCAGTATTAATTGAAACTCTAGTTGAGCTGGGGGCAGAAGTACGCTGGTCATCTTGTAATATTTTCTCAACTCAAGATCACGCAGCTGCAGCTATTGCTGCCAGTGGCACACCTGTTTTTGCCTGGAAAGGTGAAACAGAAGAAGAATACGTTTGGTGTATTGAGCAAACTATTCTTAAAGATGGTAAACCTTGGGATGCCAATATGGTGCTGGATGATGGCGGCGACTTAACTGAAATCCTGCATAATAAATACCCTGAAATGTTAGATCGTATCCATGGTATTTCAGAAGAAACCACCACTGGCGTACATCGCCTGTTAGAAATGCTGGAGAAAGGTACTTTAAAAGTCCCAGCTATTAACGTGAATGACGCGGTTACCAAGTCTAAAAATGACAACAAATACGGCTGCCGTCATAGTTTAAATGATGCCATCAAACGGGCAACAGACCATTTATTATCAGGTAAAAAAGCGCTTGTTATTGGTTACGGTGATGTCGGTAAAGGCTCTGCTGCATCATTACGCCAGGAAGGGATGATTGTTAAGGTAACAGAAATAGACCCTATCTGTGCCATGCAAGCCTGTATGGACGGTTTTGAAATAGTTTCGCCTTATATCAATGGCGTTAATACTGGTACCGCAGAATGTATTAATCGCGAATTGTTAGGCACAACTGATTTACTAGTTACTACAACCGGCAACGTACATGTATGTGATAGCAATATGTTGCAAGCACTGAAATGCGGTGCAGTTGTTTGTAACATTGGTCATTTTGATACCGAAATTGATACAGCCTTTATGCGCAAAAACTGGGAATGGGAAGAAATCAAACCCCAGGTACATAAAATCCATCGTAAACCAGCAACTGAAGATCATATTTTACTATTATCAGAAGGTCGTCTAGTTAACTTGGGGAATGCAACAGGCCACCCATCCCGAATTATGGACGGCTCATTTGCCAACCAAGTATTAGCGCAAATTCATTTATACAAAGGTAAATTTGGTGAGTTAGCTGCTGACGAAAAACCACAGAACCTATATGTAAAAATTCTACCAAAAAAACTGGACGAAGAAGTTGCCCGTTACATGGTAGAAGGCTTTGGTGGGGTTATTACCCAAATGACCGAAGCTCAAGCTAAATATGTGAATACCCCTGTTGAGGGGCCATTTAAACCGGATAATTATAAATACTAA
- a CDS encoding GNAT family N-acetyltransferase — MEIIKVTIEELNQVSNLFDKYRQFYKQDADLPAATTFIKERLVNEDSVIYLALVNNQSVGFTQLYPAFSSVAMKRMWYLNDLYVHPDYRKQGIAEALLEQAQQLAIETNALTVKLATAVDNNAAKALYEKVGYQKITAFEHYSRKVW, encoded by the coding sequence ATGGAAATAATAAAAGTAACTATCGAAGAACTTAATCAAGTATCAAATTTATTCGATAAATACCGCCAATTTTACAAGCAGGACGCTGATTTACCAGCAGCAACAACTTTTATCAAAGAGCGATTGGTAAATGAAGACTCGGTCATCTACTTAGCGCTAGTTAACAACCAGTCAGTGGGGTTCACTCAGCTTTATCCTGCGTTTTCATCAGTAGCCATGAAGCGAATGTGGTATCTCAATGACTTATATGTGCATCCTGATTACCGTAAGCAAGGTATTGCCGAGGCTTTGTTAGAGCAAGCCCAGCAATTAGCTATAGAAACAAATGCATTAACGGTGAAATTGGCAACAGCAGTGGATAACAATGCAGCAAAAGCTTTATATGAAAAGGTTGGCTATCAAAAGATCACTGCTTTTGAGCATTATTCGAGGAAGGTCTGGTAG
- a CDS encoding substrate-binding periplasmic protein gives MFATATVSPCPLQQLTYITEDYPPHNFMENGNLQGISVDLLLIATKSINCPITKADIKLMPWTRGYRMALNQPNIVLFGMTKIKEREKLFKWACSYMNTQVVLTARKDSDIKIHNINDLNRLTIGIVKDDIAEKLFQGLQINPDNFKYGNNHPETLAKMLASHRFDAWGYDINVASWILARLGYNLNDFETIYSFKPIPTCYAFSKSTADNTVQLLQKALTTVYQQKGKSNNTLLNEIYAKYGLIH, from the coding sequence ATGTTCGCCACCGCTACCGTTTCACCCTGCCCTTTGCAACAACTCACTTATATTACTGAAGACTACCCACCTCATAACTTTATGGAAAACGGTAATTTACAAGGGATATCCGTTGACTTGCTGCTTATTGCAACAAAGTCTATAAACTGCCCGATTACTAAAGCTGACATCAAACTTATGCCATGGACCCGCGGCTACAGAATGGCTCTTAACCAACCTAATATCGTCTTGTTTGGTATGACCAAAATTAAAGAGCGAGAAAAATTATTTAAATGGGCATGTTCTTACATGAACACTCAAGTTGTATTAACTGCCAGAAAAGACTCTGATATTAAAATCCACAACATAAATGACCTAAACCGCCTGACTATTGGCATAGTAAAGGATGATATCGCCGAAAAATTATTTCAAGGGTTACAGATAAACCCGGATAATTTTAAATATGGTAATAATCATCCAGAAACGTTAGCAAAAATGCTAGCTTCTCATCGTTTTGATGCCTGGGGATATGATATCAATGTAGCCAGCTGGATCCTGGCAAGACTAGGTTATAACCTAAATGACTTTGAAACCATCTATTCATTTAAGCCTATTCCCACTTGCTATGCCTTTAGTAAAAGTACAGCTGATAATACTGTTCAACTACTACAAAAAGCGCTTACTACTGTTTACCAACAAAAAGGAAAGTCAAATAATACATTACTAAATGAAATTTACGCCAAGTACGGATTAATTCACTGA
- a CDS encoding metalloregulator ArsR/SmtB family transcription factor has protein sequence MTTNSLSQDSIAPTPDQALVSSETLASFCKASADPLRLDILRALKADSFGVLELCAILDIKQSALSHHLKIMAKAGLVTTRREGNTIFYRREWPKPDQATAQLLTTLYKTVDLLPISAATQERLQQVKQQRAETARAFFAKFADKFRQQQELIAEYDIYAASIKEVLTTLAIPKNSTAIEIGPGEGLFLNVLSPLYKQVIAVDISQEMLEKAKLFADEQQLNNIQFIHQEAVEALATPLTANCIVMNMVLHHVPSPTELFIKASEVLIPGGSLLISDLCAHDQSWVQQACGDMWLGFAEDEVNGWVQQTDLEPQESLYLGLRNGFQLQVRHFIKPASNITN, from the coding sequence ATGACTACTAACTCGTTATCTCAAGACAGCATAGCTCCCACCCCTGACCAAGCACTCGTCAGCTCTGAAACGCTGGCCAGTTTTTGTAAGGCCAGTGCTGACCCTTTACGGCTTGATATCTTACGGGCGCTTAAAGCAGACTCATTTGGTGTGTTGGAGTTGTGTGCAATTCTCGATATTAAGCAGTCAGCCCTTAGTCATCATTTAAAAATCATGGCAAAGGCTGGGTTAGTGACAACCCGGCGAGAAGGCAACACAATTTTTTATCGGCGAGAATGGCCAAAGCCAGACCAAGCTACTGCTCAGTTACTAACAACTTTGTATAAAACTGTTGACTTACTCCCGATAAGCGCAGCAACACAGGAAAGGCTCCAACAAGTTAAACAACAACGAGCCGAAACCGCTAGAGCGTTCTTTGCAAAGTTTGCTGATAAGTTTCGCCAGCAGCAGGAGCTAATTGCAGAATACGATATTTACGCGGCCAGTATTAAAGAAGTCCTAACTACTCTGGCAATTCCCAAAAACAGTACAGCAATTGAAATTGGGCCAGGAGAAGGTCTGTTTTTAAACGTATTATCTCCTTTATATAAGCAAGTCATTGCTGTTGACATTTCTCAGGAAATGCTAGAGAAAGCTAAATTGTTTGCTGATGAGCAGCAATTAAATAATATTCAGTTTATTCATCAAGAAGCTGTCGAGGCTTTAGCTACACCACTGACAGCTAACTGTATTGTGATGAATATGGTGTTGCATCATGTACCTTCTCCAACTGAATTATTTATTAAAGCAAGTGAAGTACTAATACCAGGCGGCTCATTATTAATTAGCGACTTATGTGCCCATGATCAAAGCTGGGTGCAACAGGCCTGTGGTGATATGTGGTTGGGCTTTGCTGAAGACGAGGTAAATGGCTGGGTCCAACAGACTGACCTAGAGCCACAAGAAAGTTTATATCTGGGGCTGCGTAATGGATTTCAACTCCAAGTGCGGCATTTTATTAAGCCAGCATCAAATATAACGAACTAA
- a CDS encoding ATP-binding protein, with the protein MVSSNFVYIYIEQSFFAKEFQEQKLDHYAQLIHAYSEFATNHALIYGSLREIQLGLDKQNYYRNVQDRLKSTENALNCVEVLAEEINNTGKDFPEDKLNNLISNMTSYNAMTSSLFRQASISVDSAYTAMAELTLKYSEIIKNFSGLMSSLDKNLAKKASLVESHAKSSLIIFLCITLVSCILVFLFSVFYVRKVTKRLSVAIANIKEMTSGKLSRRCEIESNDEIGELAKEVNYLAESLEYARAVGEEKNSFLANMSHEIRTPLNGVLATAELLLETPNSSERSSFIKLIYQSSKSLLSVIDDILIYSSLESGKIAAENKKFSLKKLLEEIKLLFASSAEQKNVKFFLKCNERVADYYVGDEGRLRQILLHLVGNAVKFTYRGCIVVDVDSVILNYKNCVFINVRDTGIGIKEKDVNNIFKGFYQVEHTSTRNYGGSGLGLAISYKLTQLLNGELLVSSKPGEGSIFTLKLPLEPAIVSENTVTSEMADKKQARDYNKHVLVVDDTPSNQMIARAVLNKLGFSVVITENGKAAITQILNHQFDIVFMDMHMPVLDGIEATKQIRSLAGDKGKTPIIALTANVMPEDKALCLQAGMNGVITKPITKDKIASEIDKVFSYKSAEESNSISGLMKEN; encoded by the coding sequence TTGGTTTCATCCAATTTTGTGTACATTTATATTGAGCAGTCTTTCTTTGCTAAGGAATTCCAAGAACAGAAACTTGACCATTATGCCCAGCTTATCCATGCATACTCTGAGTTTGCAACAAATCATGCGTTAATTTACGGCAGCCTGCGTGAAATTCAATTAGGTCTTGATAAACAAAATTATTACAGAAATGTTCAGGATCGACTAAAAAGTACTGAAAATGCACTTAATTGTGTAGAGGTATTGGCGGAGGAAATAAATAATACAGGCAAGGATTTCCCTGAAGATAAACTCAATAATCTAATCTCAAATATGACGAGTTACAATGCTATGACGTCTTCATTGTTTCGTCAGGCTTCTATAAGTGTAGATAGTGCCTACACAGCAATGGCCGAGTTAACGTTAAAGTATAGTGAAATAATTAAAAATTTTAGTGGTTTGATGTCATCCTTAGATAAAAATCTAGCTAAAAAAGCAAGTTTGGTTGAATCTCATGCAAAGAGTAGTTTAATTATTTTTTTATGTATTACCCTAGTGTCTTGTATTCTAGTTTTTTTGTTTAGTGTGTTTTATGTAAGGAAGGTTACTAAGCGTTTATCAGTTGCTATCGCCAATATTAAAGAAATGACAAGTGGTAAACTGTCTAGGCGTTGTGAGATTGAGTCAAATGATGAAATAGGCGAGTTGGCAAAAGAAGTAAACTATTTAGCGGAAAGTCTTGAGTATGCAAGAGCCGTGGGTGAAGAGAAAAATTCATTCTTGGCGAACATGAGTCATGAAATAAGAACTCCTCTTAATGGGGTCTTAGCGACGGCTGAGCTGCTTTTAGAAACACCTAATAGCAGCGAACGGTCAAGCTTTATTAAATTGATTTACCAGTCTAGTAAGTCACTGCTATCCGTGATAGATGATATTTTGATTTACTCTAGTTTGGAGTCGGGAAAAATAGCCGCAGAAAATAAAAAGTTCTCACTTAAAAAGTTACTTGAGGAAATTAAATTATTGTTTGCAAGTTCAGCAGAGCAAAAGAATGTCAAATTCTTTTTGAAGTGTAATGAAAGAGTGGCTGATTATTATGTCGGTGATGAAGGACGTTTAAGACAAATTTTGCTGCACTTGGTCGGTAATGCAGTGAAGTTTACCTATAGAGGTTGTATCGTAGTTGATGTCGACTCAGTAATTTTAAATTATAAAAATTGTGTTTTTATTAATGTGCGTGATACGGGGATTGGTATTAAAGAAAAAGATGTTAATAATATTTTTAAAGGTTTTTATCAGGTCGAACATACCAGTACTCGCAATTATGGTGGTTCAGGGTTAGGTTTAGCTATCAGTTATAAGTTAACGCAGTTGTTGAATGGTGAATTATTGGTGAGTAGCAAACCAGGTGAAGGCTCAATTTTTACCTTAAAACTTCCGTTAGAGCCTGCGATAGTATCTGAAAATACAGTCACATCTGAAATGGCTGATAAAAAGCAGGCAAGAGATTATAATAAGCATGTATTAGTGGTGGATGATACGCCTAGTAATCAAATGATTGCGAGGGCTGTATTGAATAAACTAGGATTTAGTGTAGTAATTACAGAAAATGGCAAAGCAGCAATTACTCAAATACTAAACCATCAGTTTGATATCGTGTTTATGGATATGCATATGCCAGTGTTGGATGGAATAGAAGCAACGAAACAAATTAGAAGTCTTGCAGGAGATAAAGGTAAAACACCTATCATTGCATTGACAGCCAATGTAATGCCGGAAGATAAGGCTTTATGTCTCCAAGCAGGTATGAATGGTGTGATTACTAAACCTATAACTAAAGATAAAATTGCTAGTGAAATAGACAAAGTATTTTCTTATAAATCGGCTGAGGAAAGTAATAGTATTTCGGGGTTGATGAAAGAAAATTAA
- a CDS encoding DUF1289 domain-containing protein: protein MSSNKPSTTDSPCVRNCCLDNNDVCVGCFRSLAEILEWHTATEARRKQIVENANKRKKHQ, encoded by the coding sequence ATGAGCAGTAACAAACCTTCAACTACTGACTCTCCTTGTGTACGCAACTGCTGCTTGGATAATAACGATGTATGTGTTGGCTGTTTTCGCTCTCTGGCTGAAATTTTGGAGTGGCATACTGCTACAGAGGCCAGGCGTAAACAAATAGTAGAAAATGCCAACAAAAGAAAAAAACACCAATAA
- the metF gene encoding methylenetetrahydrofolate reductase [NAD(P)H], translated as MNTQSSLPISFEFFPAKTEAGAEKLLNTAKKLAASNPEFFSVTYGAAGSTRDRTAGTVFDIKSLTNISTAPHLSCIGANKSEIAELLALYQKHDIKRIVTLRGDLPSGMGLASGELRYANELVEFIREQSGDQFYLEVAAYPEIHPQAPNAEKDLENFKRKVDAGANSAITQYFFNADSYFYFIERCQKLNIEIPIIPGIMPITNYTKLARFSDACGAEIPRWIRKQLEAYGDDATSIKQFGEHVITQLCEKLISQGVPGIHFYTLNQAEPSLAIVDNLGLGK; from the coding sequence ATGAATACACAATCATCGCTTCCAATCAGTTTTGAGTTTTTCCCAGCAAAAACTGAAGCTGGTGCAGAAAAATTATTAAACACAGCTAAAAAACTAGCAGCCTCAAATCCGGAATTTTTTTCCGTTACTTATGGCGCAGCAGGTTCAACTCGTGATCGTACTGCAGGCACAGTATTTGACATTAAAAGCTTAACCAATATATCCACAGCACCTCATTTATCCTGCATCGGTGCAAATAAAAGTGAAATAGCTGAATTATTAGCGCTTTACCAAAAGCACGATATTAAGCGCATTGTTACTTTAAGAGGGGATTTACCATCCGGAATGGGACTAGCATCAGGTGAACTTAGATACGCTAATGAATTGGTTGAGTTTATTCGCGAACAAAGTGGCGATCAATTTTACTTAGAGGTTGCTGCCTACCCAGAAATTCATCCACAAGCACCCAATGCAGAAAAAGATTTAGAAAACTTTAAACGCAAGGTTGATGCAGGTGCCAACTCTGCTATCACCCAATATTTTTTCAATGCTGACAGCTATTTTTATTTTATCGAGCGTTGTCAAAAATTAAATATAGAAATACCGATCATCCCAGGGATAATGCCAATCACTAACTACACTAAACTGGCTCGTTTTAGCGACGCCTGCGGCGCAGAAATCCCCCGCTGGATTCGCAAACAACTAGAAGCATACGGGGATGATGCCACCAGCATCAAACAGTTTGGCGAACATGTAATCACCCAATTGTGCGAAAAACTAATCAGCCAAGGTGTACCAGGCATACACTTTTATACTCTAAATCAAGCTGAACCCAGTTTGGCTATTGTGGATAATTTGGGGTTAGGGAAATAA